One window of Corallococcus caeni genomic DNA carries:
- a CDS encoding VOC family protein codes for MSAGSFIWYELMTHDPDAAARFYGAVVGWKISDAPAPMPNGADYRMIMRGDGGSAGGVLRLSQDMLRNGAQPCWLGYLHVADVNASIQAMVADGARVVMPGMDLPVGRIAMVADPMGTPFYVMTPIPPPGKPNAKSDVFDVKEVQRIRWNELASPDLARARTFYAKHFHFQFNDVMPMGPMGDYCFIDHDGVRLGAIMQKPAGSPGSTGTWLFYFGVPSIAEAERAITANGGKVLQGQHEVPGGDWVVVATDPAGAAFGVVGPRGE; via the coding sequence ATGAGCGCCGGAAGCTTCATCTGGTACGAGCTGATGACCCACGATCCCGACGCGGCCGCCAGGTTCTACGGCGCCGTCGTGGGATGGAAGATCTCCGACGCGCCCGCGCCCATGCCGAACGGAGCGGACTACCGGATGATCATGCGCGGCGATGGCGGCTCTGCCGGCGGTGTGCTGCGCCTGTCCCAGGACATGCTGCGCAATGGCGCACAGCCGTGCTGGCTCGGCTATCTGCACGTGGCGGACGTCAATGCCTCCATCCAGGCCATGGTGGCCGACGGCGCCAGGGTGGTGATGCCGGGCATGGATCTGCCCGTCGGCAGGATCGCCATGGTCGCCGACCCGATGGGCACGCCCTTCTACGTGATGACGCCGATTCCACCGCCCGGCAAACCCAACGCGAAGAGCGACGTCTTCGATGTGAAGGAGGTACAGCGCATCCGCTGGAACGAACTGGCCAGCCCCGATCTCGCGCGCGCCAGGACGTTCTACGCGAAGCACTTCCACTTCCAGTTCAACGACGTGATGCCCATGGGCCCGATGGGCGATTACTGCTTCATCGACCACGATGGCGTTCGGCTCGGCGCCATCATGCAGAAGCCCGCCGGGAGCCCCGGTTCAACCGGCACCTGGCTGTTCTACTTCGGCGTCCCCTCTATCGCCGAGGCGGAGCGCGCAATCACAGCCAACGGCGGCAAGGTGCTGCAAGGTCAGCACGAAGTGCCCGGCGGCGACTGGGTTGTCGTCGCGACGGACCCCGCGGGCGCCGCGTTTGGTGTCGTAGGGCCCAGGGGCGAATGA